GGTGCCCTCGCGGACGACGACGAAGTCGATGTCGCCCGGGTCGGCCAGCGGGGTCGGGACGCCGGGGAACAGCTTCGACGGCCGCAGGTTGACGTAGTGGTCCAACTCGAACCGCAGCCGCAGCAGCAGGCCGCGCTCCAGCACGCCCGAGGGGACGGACGGGTCGCCGACGGCGCCGAGCAGGATCGCGTCGTGCCCGCGAATCTCCTCGAGCACGGAGTCCGGAAGGGTCTCGCCGGTGGCGTGCCACCGGCGAGCACCGAGGTCGTACGCCGTGCGCTCGAACGTGAGTCCGGCGTCCTGCGCGACGACGTCGAGAACCTTCAGGGCCTGGTCGGTGACCTCGGGGCCGATGCCGTCACCGGCAACGACCGCGAGCGAGTAGGAGCTGGTCATGGGTCCATCCTAGAACTGTCGATCTCAGATACTGAAACTCGGGTCTCGCGATCCGGTCATCAGTTGTCGTCGGGCGTCCCATCGAATTCGGCGTCGTCGCGCAGGTGCGCGGGTCCCCATTCGATGGCGATGGTCGGGTCGAACATGAGAGCTCCTCTGAAGTGGCAGTGGTGTGGTCGGTGCGGGATCCGACGGGACCGACGACCCTGCGGGGCCACGTGCTGCGACGGGTGACGTCGATCAGCGTTTCAGAGGAGAGAACCAGGTCCTGGTCCAGAACATCTGCTGCAGAGTCGTCGAGCCAACGCCGAAACTCCGCGGCAGGTGTGGCCCTAGGAGGTCCTGCCGCGGCAAGCGATGAGTACGAGCTGCTTCCGCATGGCCGCGAGCATACACGGCGATTCGGGCCGCTGTCAGGGGGTCGGGGCGTCTCAGCGATCGACCATGGCCGCCAGGGCGCGGATGACGTGGAACACTGGCCCCATGAGCGCACCGGCTGAGGTCCCCGATCTGGTCGCGCGCGCCCTGGACCTGTCCCGGCGCCGTGGCTTCATCACCTCGACGCGCAGTGAGACGGGCCGCCTGCTGGCGACCCTGGCCGCCACCCGCCACGGCACCCTCGCCGAGCTCGGCACCGGCTGCGGAGTCGGCTCGGCCTGGCTCTCCAGCGGTGCCCCGAAGGGCGCCCACATCGTCACTGCCGAACTCGATCCCGGGCTCGCCGAGGACGTGCAGGGCATCTTCCACGACGCCGCGAACGTCGAGGTGACCTGCGGCGACTGGACCGTGCTGGAGCAGTACGCCCCGTTCTCGTTGCTGTTCGTCGACGTCCGCGACGTGATGGCCAGCATCGACGTCCTGGCCGACCTGCTCGAGCCCGGCGGGATCGCGGTGCTCGACGACTTCGTGCCCTCGCCCTTCTGGCCGCCGATCGTCGACGGTCAGGTCGACTCCGTGCGCGAGCAGTGGCTCACCGACGAGCGCTTCATCGCCGTCGAGATGCTCATCGACCCCGACGCGAGCCTCATCATCGCCACGCGACGCTGACGTCGCCCCT
This genomic interval from Aeromicrobium choanae contains the following:
- a CDS encoding O-methyltransferase; this encodes MSAPAEVPDLVARALDLSRRRGFITSTRSETGRLLATLAATRHGTLAELGTGCGVGSAWLSSGAPKGAHIVTAELDPGLAEDVQGIFHDAANVEVTCGDWTVLEQYAPFSLLFVDVRDVMASIDVLADLLEPGGIAVLDDFVPSPFWPPIVDGQVDSVREQWLTDERFIAVEMLIDPDASLIIATRR